In Oscillatoria acuminata PCC 6304, a single window of DNA contains:
- a CDS encoding AAA family ATPase, whose amino-acid sequence MTMNILGYELAEPMETGLNTIIYRGYKATDRTTAIFKVLASPSPTIEDLIKFRNEYEICKNLEIPGIVKPLALTDYQNSLALVLEDFGGQSLKKSMDEKPLTLAEFLHLGIQLTTSLGQLHHHQIVHKDIKPQNLIFNPRTGEIKITDFSIAMRLSSETSWSQETVLEGTLSYMSPEQTGRMNRAVDYRTDFYSLGVTFYEMLTGRLPFEAVDALELIYCHIAKIAVSPNQINPQIPQAVADIVMKLMAKTAEDRYQTSQGLLFDLESCLTQLEAKGSIELFAVGERDRASQLLIPQKLYGREQEVATLMATFQRVAQGSSEMMLVSGYSGIGKSALVAEVHKPIVGARGYFISGKYDQYKRNIPYAGLIQAFSELIDRLLTESPDRITFWQQQLTEALGSNGQAIVEVIPKVEAIVGPQPPIAELGPIESQNRFNRVFQQFLQIFCKKDHPLVIFLDDLQWADTASLQLIYQLINDLDQQYFLLIGAYRDNEVNAVHPLMQTLESLQLMGATVNHIVLQPLEKVHVNELIADTLDEPEKSRPLAELLYNKTQGNPFFLTQLLKTLWDEKLLSYEFSVGVWQWDIDRILAVGIADRNVVELMARNIQKLPESTQNILQLAACVGNTFTLEVLAIVSENSPMATAASLWSALQSGLILPLSSGYKIPLLLGDEGEKNLDSQTRFSLDELLEKECISYKFLHDRVQQAAYSLIAEDQKKETHLKIGKLLLNNIPPEEREETIFALVNQLNYGCDLLETPEEKYELAQLNAIAGNKAKLSTAYEAALRYLKVGIGLLGEDSWNSQYELTLSLYVSTLEAEYLNGNFQAAQTLADLILNQAKAVLDRVKVYEIQMQMYAAQHQISQAIETGLAALNLMGISLAVASTERSQSLQLPDIDNIAELPEMTDPYELAVMRILMNLVAPALHSSQVELCFQLVVTALEHCLEKGHSAIAAFTYSWYATLLCGSGDIERGYYAAQISVKLLERFQAKTLKCQVYNMVFAFVQHWKQPVKVAVDALQEGLQSGLEVGDLEYASYCACKYCSYLFLSGESLETVARKQTPYIELLQKLKYEIALYDGSTWRQLVANLQGLAPDKYRLVGEVFNEDMILPKLKAANDGWSLFNVYLAKTILNFLLKQRQVALTYATLAAEYSGSVSGAFTMAVHNFYYSLVLLSIYPYATPADQQKYLQQVECNQEKMRQWAELGPMNYQHKYELVEAEKARVLGQSLEAMDGYERAIAGAKANGYLPEEALAYELASNFYRDRHQEKFADTYLNEAYAIYTKWGAKIKVDQLEAKYPQLKLRQPTLSRSATAMAQMTTATTFGSSAALDLATVIKASQAISSELQLEKLVEKLMNILIENAGAQKGFLVLAEGEKLILAAEVGLDKKTQGIKLRFDALDTKADLPWSIIHYVRRTQNHVVLNDALREGLFTNDRYVSTYQVKSLLCAPFVNQGKLVGIVYLENNLTRSAFTRDRLEVLRLLSGQAAISIDLARTVNQLQDTVAYLNAIVNNIADGLLVTDMRDRISRLNPALLEMFGLPPTELQGQDCQEGLSTELATLVSQSREHLTEVLSAEIPLTNNRVGKAVATSIVTDSPSEEQGPSCIGTVTLIRDITTEKEVDRMKTDFISTVSHELRTPLTSVVGFAKIVNKKLHDKIVGALENADKKTQRALQQVTDNIEIIISEGERLTNLINDVLDIAKMEAGKVEWQMQPISLSELMERAIASTSSLFQTSQLQVQVEIEPELPQVSGDRDRLLQVLINLISNAAKFTDTGTVTLRATQNEEQVVVSIIDTGIGIPTEFQDTVFEKFKQVGDTLTDKPRGTGLGLPICKQIIEHHGGTIWVESTPGEGSTFSFSLPPLGFSVIPELEKLNLDSFVKQLKERIVTTPKRDTESVKTILVVDDDTHIRSLLRQELESSGYQVREAKDGMEAIAEVKSLKPDLILLDVMMPQISGFDVAAVLKHDPETMDIPIIILSIIEDKQRGYRLGIDRYLTKPIDTEKLFENIGALLSKGASKKNVIVVDEDAGAVKTLVDVLEAKGYSVVEAATGQECIEKAMAIGPDMIILNSVLSEHHEIVKTLRFEKGLENVLFLLLDDDGSGSFG is encoded by the coding sequence ATGACTATGAATATTCTGGGTTATGAACTGGCTGAACCGATGGAAACCGGCCTCAATACTATCATTTATCGCGGCTATAAGGCCACAGATAGGACTACAGCGATTTTCAAAGTATTGGCCTCTCCCTCGCCGACGATTGAAGACCTGATTAAATTTAGGAATGAGTATGAAATTTGTAAAAACTTGGAGATTCCAGGGATTGTCAAGCCCTTAGCCTTGACCGATTATCAAAATAGTTTAGCCTTGGTTTTGGAGGATTTTGGCGGCCAGTCTTTGAAAAAGAGCATGGACGAAAAGCCCCTCACCCTGGCTGAGTTTTTGCACCTGGGGATTCAGCTTACGACCAGTCTGGGACAACTCCATCACCATCAGATTGTTCATAAAGATATTAAGCCCCAAAATTTAATTTTTAATCCTCGAACTGGGGAAATTAAAATTACCGATTTTAGCATTGCGATGCGACTCTCTTCGGAAACCTCTTGGAGTCAAGAGACGGTTTTGGAAGGAACTTTATCCTATATGTCTCCGGAACAAACCGGACGGATGAATCGGGCGGTGGATTATCGCACGGATTTTTATTCCCTGGGGGTGACGTTCTATGAGATGCTGACGGGACGGTTACCCTTTGAGGCGGTGGATGCGTTAGAGTTAATTTATTGTCACATTGCGAAAATCGCGGTTTCTCCTAATCAAATTAATCCGCAAATTCCCCAAGCGGTGGCGGATATTGTCATGAAATTGATGGCGAAAACGGCGGAAGACCGCTATCAAACCAGTCAGGGTTTGTTGTTTGATTTGGAAAGCTGTTTAACCCAATTAGAAGCTAAGGGAAGCATTGAACTGTTTGCCGTGGGAGAACGCGATCGCGCTAGTCAATTGCTGATTCCCCAAAAGCTGTATGGGCGCGAACAAGAAGTAGCAACTTTAATGGCAACCTTCCAACGGGTTGCGCAAGGTAGCAGTGAAATGATGCTGGTTTCTGGCTATTCCGGCATTGGTAAATCCGCCTTAGTTGCGGAAGTTCATAAACCCATTGTTGGGGCGCGGGGCTATTTTATTTCCGGGAAATATGACCAATATAAACGCAATATTCCTTATGCGGGACTGATTCAAGCCTTTTCTGAATTGATTGACCGCCTATTGACCGAAAGTCCCGATCGCATTACTTTCTGGCAACAACAACTCACCGAAGCGTTGGGGAGTAATGGACAGGCGATCGTGGAGGTGATTCCCAAGGTTGAAGCCATTGTTGGACCCCAACCCCCCATTGCTGAACTGGGGCCGATTGAATCCCAGAATCGCTTCAATCGGGTGTTTCAACAATTTCTGCAAATTTTTTGCAAAAAAGACCATCCCCTGGTGATTTTCCTGGATGATTTACAATGGGCCGATACCGCCTCTTTACAGTTAATTTATCAACTGATTAATGACCTCGACCAACAATATTTTTTACTGATTGGGGCTTATCGGGATAACGAAGTGAATGCGGTTCATCCCCTAATGCAAACCCTGGAGTCCTTGCAATTAATGGGGGCGACGGTGAATCATATTGTGTTGCAACCTTTAGAGAAGGTTCATGTCAACGAATTGATTGCGGATACCCTCGATGAACCCGAGAAGTCGCGTCCCTTGGCGGAACTGCTTTACAATAAAACCCAGGGTAATCCCTTTTTCCTGACCCAACTGTTGAAAACCCTCTGGGATGAAAAACTTTTAAGTTATGAGTTCAGTGTGGGAGTCTGGCAGTGGGATATTGACCGGATTTTAGCCGTGGGAATTGCCGATCGCAATGTGGTCGAATTAATGGCCCGCAATATTCAAAAACTGCCGGAATCTACCCAAAATATCTTACAATTAGCCGCTTGTGTGGGCAATACTTTCACCTTAGAAGTCCTGGCGATCGTCAGCGAAAATTCCCCGATGGCAACTGCTGCCTCACTCTGGTCCGCCTTACAATCAGGCTTAATTTTACCCCTGAGTTCAGGATATAAAATCCCCCTGCTGCTGGGGGATGAGGGAGAGAAAAATTTGGATTCTCAAACCCGATTCAGCTTGGATGAATTGTTGGAAAAAGAATGCATTTCTTATAAGTTCTTGCATGACCGAGTTCAACAGGCGGCTTATTCCCTGATTGCCGAAGACCAGAAGAAAGAAACCCACCTAAAAATTGGAAAATTACTGCTGAATAATATTCCCCCGGAGGAACGGGAAGAAACCATTTTTGCCCTGGTTAATCAACTCAACTATGGCTGTGATCTCCTGGAAACCCCAGAAGAAAAATATGAACTCGCCCAATTGAATGCGATCGCAGGCAATAAAGCCAAACTCTCCACCGCTTACGAAGCAGCTTTGCGCTATTTAAAAGTCGGCATCGGACTCTTAGGGGAGGACTCCTGGAACAGCCAATACGAGTTAACCCTCTCCCTCTATGTCTCCACCTTAGAGGCGGAATACTTAAATGGAAATTTCCAGGCGGCCCAAACCTTAGCTGACCTGATTCTCAACCAAGCCAAGGCGGTTTTGGACCGGGTGAAAGTGTATGAAATTCAGATGCAAATGTATGCAGCGCAACATCAGATTAGCCAAGCGATTGAAACAGGATTAGCGGCCTTAAATTTGATGGGAATTTCCCTAGCAGTCGCCTCAACAGAACGAAGTCAATCCCTCCAATTGCCGGATATTGATAACATCGCTGAACTGCCGGAAATGACCGACCCTTATGAACTGGCGGTGATGCGAATTCTCATGAATTTAGTCGCCCCGGCTTTACATTCTAGCCAGGTAGAGTTATGCTTTCAACTGGTTGTGACGGCGTTAGAACATTGTCTGGAAAAAGGTCATTCTGCCATTGCTGCATTTACTTACAGTTGGTATGCCACGCTTCTCTGTGGGTCCGGAGACATTGAACGGGGCTATTATGCCGCCCAAATTTCAGTGAAATTGTTAGAACGGTTTCAAGCGAAAACCCTCAAATGCCAAGTTTATAATATGGTGTTTGCCTTCGTGCAGCATTGGAAGCAGCCGGTTAAAGTCGCGGTTGATGCGTTACAAGAAGGGCTACAAAGTGGCTTGGAAGTGGGGGATTTAGAATATGCGAGTTACTGCGCTTGTAAATATTGCAGTTACTTGTTTTTAAGTGGAGAATCCCTGGAAACCGTGGCGCGAAAACAAACGCCCTATATTGAATTACTCCAAAAACTCAAGTATGAAATTGCTCTCTATGACGGCAGTACCTGGCGACAATTGGTGGCGAATTTACAAGGGTTAGCCCCGGATAAGTATCGGTTAGTCGGGGAGGTTTTTAATGAAGACATGATTTTGCCGAAACTCAAAGCGGCAAACGATGGATGGTCTTTGTTTAATGTTTATCTCGCCAAAACTATCCTCAACTTTTTGTTAAAACAACGACAAGTTGCCCTAACTTATGCCACCCTCGCCGCTGAATATTCCGGTTCCGTCAGCGGGGCTTTTACAATGGCGGTTCACAACTTTTACTATTCTTTAGTGTTGCTATCCATCTATCCTTACGCCACTCCAGCAGACCAGCAGAAGTATTTGCAACAAGTGGAATGCAATCAAGAAAAAATGCGGCAATGGGCGGAACTCGGCCCAATGAATTATCAGCATAAGTATGAGTTAGTCGAAGCGGAGAAAGCCCGAGTTTTAGGTCAAAGTTTAGAGGCAATGGATGGCTATGAACGGGCCATTGCTGGGGCGAAAGCAAATGGCTATTTGCCCGAAGAAGCCTTGGCGTATGAACTGGCCTCGAATTTTTATCGCGATCGCCATCAGGAGAAATTCGCCGACACTTACCTAAATGAAGCCTATGCCATTTATACCAAATGGGGAGCTAAAATTAAGGTAGACCAATTAGAAGCTAAATATCCTCAGTTAAAGCTACGCCAGCCGACCCTTTCCCGAAGTGCCACCGCAATGGCTCAAATGACAACAGCGACGACTTTTGGAAGTTCTGCTGCTTTGGATTTAGCCACGGTAATTAAAGCGTCTCAAGCGATTTCTTCTGAATTGCAACTTGAGAAGTTGGTTGAGAAATTAATGAATATTCTCATTGAAAATGCCGGGGCGCAGAAAGGATTTTTGGTGTTAGCCGAAGGGGAAAAACTGATTCTGGCGGCGGAGGTAGGTCTGGACAAAAAAACTCAGGGAATCAAGCTACGATTTGATGCCTTAGATACCAAGGCCGACCTGCCTTGGTCGATTATTCATTATGTCCGCCGGACTCAAAACCATGTGGTTTTAAATGATGCCCTCCGGGAGGGATTATTTACGAACGATCGCTATGTCAGTACCTATCAAGTGAAGTCGCTGTTATGTGCACCGTTTGTCAATCAAGGGAAACTGGTGGGGATTGTTTATTTAGAGAACAATCTCACCCGTAGCGCCTTTACGCGCGATCGCCTGGAAGTGTTGCGCTTACTCTCGGGACAAGCGGCGATTTCCATCGATTTAGCGCGAACCGTGAACCAATTGCAAGATACGGTCGCTTATTTGAATGCGATCGTCAACAATATCGCCGATGGGTTACTGGTGACGGATATGCGCGATCGCATTTCTCGCTTGAACCCCGCCTTATTAGAGATGTTTGGATTACCCCCCACGGAACTCCAGGGTCAGGATTGCCAAGAGGGACTGAGTACCGAACTCGCCACCTTAGTTTCACAATCCCGGGAACATCTCACGGAAGTGCTATCGGCAGAAATTCCGTTAACCAACAATCGCGTCGGCAAAGCAGTCGCCACCTCCATTGTCACGGACTCCCCTTCCGAGGAACAGGGTCCAAGCTGTATCGGGACCGTCACCTTAATTCGGGATATCACCACAGAGAAAGAAGTCGATCGCATGAAAACCGACTTTATCTCGACGGTTTCTCACGAACTGCGAACGCCTCTCACCTCCGTTGTGGGATTTGCCAAAATTGTCAACAAAAAACTCCATGATAAGATTGTAGGCGCACTCGAAAACGCGGACAAGAAGACGCAGCGGGCGTTGCAGCAAGTCACGGACAACATTGAGATTATTATTTCTGAAGGGGAACGGTTGACGAATCTGATTAATGATGTGCTGGATATCGCCAAGATGGAAGCGGGGAAAGTGGAGTGGCAAATGCAGCCGATTTCCCTGAGTGAACTCATGGAACGGGCGATCGCCTCGACTTCTAGTCTGTTTCAAACCAGTCAGTTACAGGTACAAGTGGAGATTGAACCGGAACTGCCACAAGTCAGCGGCGATCGCGATCGGTTATTGCAAGTGCTGATTAATCTCATCTCCAATGCCGCCAAATTCACCGACACCGGGACCGTCACCCTCCGCGCCACCCAAAACGAGGAACAGGTGGTGGTTAGCATTATTGATACGGGTATCGGCATCCCCACGGAGTTTCAAGATACAGTGTTCGAGAAATTTAAACAAGTGGGAGATACCCTCACAGATAAACCGCGAGGGACTGGACTGGGACTGCCGATCTGTAAACAAATTATCGAACATCACGGCGGCACAATTTGGGTTGAAAGTACACCGGGTGAAGGCAGTACCTTCTCCTTTAGCTTACCCCCCCTGGGGTTTAGCGTTATTCCGGAACTCGAAAAACTCAACTTGGATAGCTTCGTCAAACAACTCAAAGAACGAATTGTCACGACCCCGAAACGGGACACGGAGTCAGTCAAAACGATTCTCGTGGTTGATGATGATACTCACATTCGGTCCCTGCTGCGCCAAGAGTTAGAAAGTTCTGGATATCAAGTCCGGGAAGCGAAAGATGGCATGGAGGCGATCGCCGAAGTCAAATCCCTGAAACCGGATTTAATCTTACTGGATGTGATGATGCCACAAATCAGCGGATTTGATGTAGCAGCAGTGCTCAAACATGACCCAGAAACGATGGATATCCCCATTATCATCCTCTCCATTATTGAGGACAAACAACGGGGATATCGCCTAGGCATCGATCGCTACTTAACCAAACCCATCGATACCGAAAAACTGTTTGAGAATATCGGGGCCTTACTGTCCAAGGGGGCCTCGAAAAAGAACGTGATCGTCGTCGATGAAGATGCTGGTGCCGTCAAAACCTTAGTCGATGTCTTAGAGGCGAAGGGGTACAGCGTTGTCGAGGCAGCGACGGGTCAAGAGTGCATTGAAAAGGCAATGGCGATCGGACCTGATATGATTATTCTCAATTCGGTGCTATCCGAACATCACGAAATCGTCAAAACCTTGCGATTTGAAAAAGGGCTGGAAAATGTCTTATTTCTCTTGCTAGATGACGACGGTTCCGGTTCTTTCGGGTAA